In Candidatus Sodalis pierantonius str. SOPE, one DNA window encodes the following:
- the rsxG gene encoding electron transport complex subunit RsxG yields MLETMRKHGTTLAVFAALATGLTALVNSLTTSTIERQAARQQMQLLDQVLPPNLYNNQLLDECYLVTDPALGSSAPHRLYLARKDGTPVAAAVESTAPDGYSGAIELLIGVDFAGNVLGARVTRHHETPGLGDKIELRISDWITYFNGKTVRSDNDKSWAVKKDGGMFDQFTGATITPRAVINGVKHTTGFLKKNLNALEQMPHCGETPHE; encoded by the coding sequence ATGTTAGAGACAATGAGGAAGCACGGCACGACCCTTGCCGTATTCGCCGCCCTTGCCACCGGGCTGACGGCGCTGGTCAACAGCCTGACCACCAGCACCATTGAACGGCAGGCGGCCAGACAGCAGATGCAATTGCTCGATCAGGTGTTGCCGCCGAATCTCTATAATAACCAGCTGCTGGACGAGTGTTATCTGGTGACCGACCCGGCGCTCGGTAGCAGCGCCCCACACCGGCTTTATTTGGCGCGCAAAGATGGCACGCCGGTAGCGGCGGCGGTGGAGTCCACCGCGCCGGACGGCTATTCCGGCGCCATCGAGTTGCTGATTGGCGTGGATTTCGCCGGCAATGTATTGGGCGCCCGGGTGACGCGCCATCATGAGACGCCGGGGCTGGGCGACAAAATCGAGCTGCGCATTTCGGATTGGATCACCTACTTTAACGGCAAAACCGTGCGCTCGGATAACGACAAAAGTTGGGCGGTAAAGAAAGACGGTGGTATGTTCGATCAGTTCACCGGCGCCACCATTACTCCGCGAGCAGTGATCAATGGCGTAAAACACACCACCGGCTTTTTGAAAAAGAACCTTAACGCGCTGGAGCAGATGCCGCATTGTGGAGAAACGCCGCATGAATGA